The following proteins come from a genomic window of Bacillota bacterium:
- a CDS encoding iron-sulfur cluster loop, which yields MSDEKIKRLCEELVTEGCKLLLQPRGFVQFTRVPEADELLNNLDEYPHAFVIACVMDRQMAAEKAWCIPYRLKQVIGRFHFSALAKLSASDLERIMSGPPALHRFPGMMARNLHSAIRRIEEHYAGDASLIWAGKPSSATIVRRFLEFDGVGQKIATMAANTLVRDFRIPVSDRYSIDISVDVQVRRVFARMGFVPENAPAELIIYRARELHPEYPGIFDLVLWELGRTVCLPTQPSCDKCRWSELCAYAEKVGAGA from the coding sequence GTGAGCGACGAGAAGATCAAGCGACTCTGCGAGGAACTGGTAACCGAAGGGTGTAAGCTCCTGTTGCAGCCCCGTGGTTTTGTGCAGTTCACCCGCGTACCCGAAGCTGACGAGCTGCTCAACAACCTGGATGAGTACCCCCATGCCTTCGTGATCGCATGCGTCATGGATCGCCAGATGGCGGCCGAGAAAGCTTGGTGCATACCTTACCGTTTGAAACAGGTAATAGGGCGCTTCCACTTTTCAGCCCTGGCCAAGCTGTCAGCGTCTGACCTGGAGAGAATCATGAGCGGTCCCCCAGCCCTTCACCGATTTCCGGGAATGATGGCAAGGAATCTACACTCGGCCATTCGCCGTATTGAGGAACACTACGCCGGTGATGCTTCCCTGATCTGGGCGGGCAAACCTTCCAGCGCGACTATTGTTCGGCGTTTCCTCGAGTTCGACGGTGTGGGCCAAAAGATAGCGACCATGGCTGCAAACACCCTCGTGCGGGACTTTCGCATTCCCGTCAGCGACCGGTACTCCATCGACATATCGGTGGACGTTCAGGTCCGACGCGTCTTCGCCAGGATGGGGTTCGTTCCCGAGAATGCTCCAGCCGAACTCATCATCTACCGGGCGCGCGAACTGCACCCGGAGTATCCCGGCATCTTCGATCTGGTCCTATGGGAACTCGGCCGAACTGTCTGCTTGCCAACACAACCTTCTTGCGATAAATGTCGCTGGTCAGAGCTTTGCGCATACGCGGAGAAGGTGGGGGCAGGTGCCTGA